GCCTTCGACCCGATAGCGTCCAAAACGCTCAATCGCGCGCTCGGCGAATTGTCTTCCAAGCCCACTTTGATCGATACAGGCACGGCGGAGGTTGGGCAGAGACAGGAGTTGATAAAGCACAGTTTCCTGCTGTGAAAATGGAACACCTTCCAGGCATTCGACCAAACGTGTGCGAATGACATCGCCAGCCAACTCGACAAGCCAGAATACGGTCAAGTCATGGTCGCGCCCAACATCAACACCGAGGTAAAGTGGATTGCCGGACAATGACTTTGCATTGCAGAGTGATCCTTCCCATATCTCGGTTTCATCATACTCACAAGCCGCGATCATATCCCAGCCGAGGAATGCAGAAACATCGTCGGCCGGCACACAACAGTACTCCTGCTGAAACGATTCTTCATCAGCGCAGGAAGCGCGGATAAAATCATAGTAAGCCGCCTCATCCATATCACACCGAGGATCATCGGCGGGCAGTTTTCTTTTTAGCTTCTGCAGGAAACCCTGCTCCAAAGCATCCTGCAATGTAACGCGATGCAGACTGAAGTTCTTGGGATTCCCTTTCTCGCGAATTTCGCGCACCAATTCGTTGAAGTAATTATTGGCACCGCGATGGGTGGAGATAATTTCCAGATGTCCGCCCCAGGTAATTCCAGGATAAGCCACCGAATATAAACGACGCGGATCAGGATGGAGCGCAAACTCGTCAAGCACACGGGTGCCACGTTTGCCAGCCTGCGCATCAGGATTGCTCGACATGGAATGAATCCGCCGGCCAGAGGCAAACTCCAGCGTGAAGGCTGAACCACGCGATTTGCCATCGAGAATTTGCAACCCAAGATCCTGCGCGGCGACATTAAGCACACCGGCAAATGCCGAACAATCTTCAAGAAAAAGCCTGGCCTGTGTTTCGTCTCGAGAAGAAATCCAGGTATCAAGTTTTGCGCCCTCGGCCTGACGGCGCACACAAGCGTAAGCCGAGCACCAGGAGAGGCCAATCTGCCGCGACTTCTCCATCAGCTTGAGCCGGGAGCGGTCCTCAATCCATCGCTGCTGATAAGGGAGAAAGAAATTTTGTGTTTTCATGATTTTTTTAAAATTGGAAAGTGATGAAATTCAGTGAGAAGGCAGAAAGCGGAAGTGGTGGAGCCTAGTGAGCAGGCAGAAGATTCTATAAGTTCAGTGGGTTCTTGTGTTTCAGGTCACATTTAGCGTTTAGCATTTAGAATTCAGCGTTTCCCCAGCTCATCCGACCTTGACCCTTGCAATTGCCAATGGCAGAATCCCGGCACCATGAGATCTCACAACAACTACCAAGTCAGTTGCGTGCGGGCAGTGATACTGATGACCGCACTCATACTTCCAGGAATCAGTCTGGGCCAGGCTCAACAACAAAACCAGACTCGCTCCGTCGTTGCGCGAAGAGCAGTAGAAAACAAGCAGCTGGAATCGATGGACGCGCAGCTCAGATCGGTTGAAACCAAAATCAACCAGTTGATCCAAAGTCAGGGCGGACGTTTCGTTTTTATTGTCTCGGGTGACGGAGAGTTCGTCCGCCTCGACACACAGAAAGGCGAGATCGCAGTCTTCAGTCTGGTCAAAGGAGCAAGGTGGTTCACACTCGATATCCCCGAGCAAACGATTCGCCCCGGAGATGCCTTTTACGAACAGTTCGTTCAGACCATTGACAAACTTGAATTCAACACAAACTAAGAAAAAATCATTTTCAATTAATAACCAACACGTGTAACCATGAAGAATATCGAACGTATCGTCACCCTCGTCCTTGCTCTCGCCGTTGCCGGATTGATTTACGGCCAGTGGGGTCAGTCTCAGCCTGAAGAGGCACAAAACGCCCAGGCGAAGAAGAAGATCGACCAGCGCCAAGTCATCGACATCGCATCGAACAACAACATGATCCTCGGTGCAGGCCGTTTCAAAATGAAGAAGGTCCTGCTGAGCGAAGGTCAACGCGAAACCCTGATCCGCTTTGACACCGCGACAGGCGACTATGCCATCCTCGACACTACGCTCCCCGCCTGGGTCCATGTAGAGCTGCCTACAGTCAAGCCCATCGGGCAATACGAAAACGATGCCCACATCAAGCTGATTGATGACGTTGTTTTTAATTAATGAGTACATTTTGATTATAAAGTATTCAGTTGAATTTTTGTCTTTCGCAGGGGCGTCTGTTTCAGACGCCCTTACTTTTGTATTCGAACCTTTAGAGCATTCCGATTTGTGCTTCGATGTGCGTGATGAGATCCGAATCAATCGTGGTTTTGCGTAAAGTCGGACCGTTTTGTTTTTCCTCATGCTCAACCTCTTTCAGTTCCTGTTCGCGCAGCTTCAGCTCCAGACTCTTGATCTGGTTGTAAGCACCACTTAGCTTTTGAATGATACCTGCAACGGTATTGAGCTCTGATGTCTCAAAACTTGGATTATCACAAAGATGGTCGAAGATCTTTTCCCAGGCGATAGCCACCGAGGCATCGGCTGCATTGTGCCCCGGGCAAATTGCCTCGAGCATAACTTCTGTCCGGCGGCGCGCCGCTTGTTGACGATCCAGCACACGCATCATTTGCGTAGTGACGGGTAGAATGGCTTTTTCAGATTTCATTTCTTAAAGTTGGTTAGTAAGTTTTTATTTCTTTGCCACAGAGGCACGAAGATAACCTGTTATAGTCTCTGCGCTCTCTGTGCCTCTGTGGCTAAATTCCTTATTGCTTCAATTGCATGCGATCCGTCTTGACCGAAAGCTCCTGGATACGTTGCATCACGTTTTCACTTTGTGCGATGAGACGAGCCAGATGCTCGGCGTTCTTGTGAATCAACGCATGGGCCGATGTGAAATCCGCTTTCGTATCGCGCTGTTGCTGGAGGACCAGCTCGCGCAACTTGTCAACCTCGGCAATTGTCGCGTAAGTTATTTTAGGATCCGGTCTTTCCTTAAAGGATTCCCGCAGTTTTATCAGCAGCAGATAACCGCTGATTAAAGCCAG
The Rubellicoccus peritrichatus DNA segment above includes these coding regions:
- a CDS encoding terminase large subunit domain-containing protein — protein: MKTQNFFLPYQQRWIEDRSRLKLMEKSRQIGLSWCSAYACVRRQAEGAKLDTWISSRDETQARLFLEDCSAFAGVLNVAAQDLGLQILDGKSRGSAFTLEFASGRRIHSMSSNPDAQAGKRGTRVLDEFALHPDPRRLYSVAYPGITWGGHLEIISTHRGANNYFNELVREIREKGNPKNFSLHRVTLQDALEQGFLQKLKRKLPADDPRCDMDEAAYYDFIRASCADEESFQQEYCCVPADDVSAFLGWDMIAACEYDETEIWEGSLCNAKSLSGNPLYLGVDVGRDHDLTVFWLVELAGDVIRTRLVECLEGVPFSQQETVLYQLLSLPNLRRACIDQSGLGRQFAERAIERFGRYRVEGITFTAPIKEELAYPLRAAFEDHKVRIPADKYIRADLRAIRREPTAAGHVRFSADRGPNGHADRFWALALALHAAKAPLTTYHYETMELNRRTK